In Babesia microti strain RI chromosome IV, complete genome, the sequence ATTGTGTGAAAAATGCTATAACGCGAGCCATAGATTTGGGCGTCATCCATACATCACAATACAAGCAATTGGACAAAGTGTTACACATATTGTCAACATCTCTGGCGTTGGATCAGCTTATGCCAGAACTTAGCTATTTTTTTGCCACGCAAATGGACATTCACATGAAAAATTCACTCCCACACGCTGTTTCTATCATGTTATCATTTGCATACGCTCTAATATCCAACCCACATGCCCACATTCACTTTCATATACATCAGTTGCTAATACCTATAATACAAGTTGCGATTGGAAAGTGCGAATTTCCCAtagtattaatttatcaaatactAAGATTGCGTAAGAAGGCGGCTAATCTTGTTGGCAAAATTGCATTTGTACTACGAAGTTCAAGAAATGGATTGGAGTTTATTGATTCCCAGCTCATTCTACTTCTCAAACAAGCGTTATCAGCAGatgaaatatcaattttcaCCTTGTACGGTTCAATAGCATGTCTTTCAAATATGTCTCCAATATCCAGGTCATTGCTGCTATAcccaaattttaattcaatattatctaCCCTAATTTACCTATCAATAAGCACCAGACATTCGCTCGATATTGACAATATTCCGACACAGCATTTTCAACACTCATACGATGAGcataataatattcatCATACACTTTGTAAGAAagataattttcaattgatcCAAACGAAAAACACAATTTACAATGAAACAATTCAACTACTATTGGGTACAATGTACTATTCGCTAGAAAATGACTTTCTAAACATGCCTGACCTTTTCTTTTCAAGTAGCAATTCAGGCTATTCTCCCCCCTTCTACCAACCAAACATAAAGCAACTATTGGAAATATTGAGTACctttaaattgtttatgaaTGGGCTATTATATGATCTATTTACTCCATTCCTCTCGGCTATTTTGAGAAAATTCATTCACTACTTCAGAAATCATTCACTGGGATCGTTAAAAATGGTGTACCATACAAAGTACGAGAAATTGGATTTGGCCACGGGTCATCTCATCGAATTGACCCTATAGTATAATATACTTGAAAAAATCACATAAACAGATGAAATGAGTGATATAGGCAACTTTACGATGTTTTTACTTTGAAAATGCTGCCTATTTTTAGTAAAAGAGTATCTGTTGAAACACATTTCAGTGTTATTACCTGTTTATGATTGAGTTTATTACAATTGTTGTAAAAAATCTCTCAATCTGACAATAAATGTAGTGGAtctatacaattatttttacaaaatcaGATACATAACACCAATTAATGGCACATTTAGGTGCATCCAAtctaattgattatatatgttgGTTATCTTGTGTAAATGTTAATCATAATTTCTCTATTAATTCATACTAGTCATAATCAAATGACATAATGTTTGCTGGAAAGCAAAAAATCTACTTAACTGACATAAAAAACtctgtgtaaattttaaaattgcctTTAAgtcataaatattaattaataattttcacaaataggctataaattattgtacaatttaacTCTTATAAATGTTAAGTTACCAAACCAATTTAAACTCAGTTAGATTGGttcatatttttaatttttttttagtgcataaaatcatcaaacACACCAATCTCCATTTGTATACTCCTGTAAATCTTACTCATCAACTTTGAATAAGTGGTTACTACCTGTTCCTTCTTGAGATGACCTTGTGCAACAAGATCCATGTCAGATTCCATCTTGGCTCGAAGCATGGGCTGTTCTAAGTTGCTTTGTTTACCTTTGATAAATCAAGTCCAGTTGTGGCGTATCCGGCAAATGCCTAAATAAAGTGTTTAGACACCTTTACCAATGATTGGCCGAGTTTGGTGGgcaaaaaatacatattatcaCTCTTAATAGCGTAATTTCtgtcaataatttttttgatatgCTCGTGCATGGTAGCGTCTGTGCCTATACCGTTCTACTTTGTTGTTATGATTTACCTTACACATTAAGTCTATGAGATCCGATTCAGTTAGCAGTGGAGGCGGTGAAGTTTCAccattaatcaatttgatttCCGTTGGAAAAAATTTGTCCCCTTGTTTAAATAATGGGAGAGATTTTTCAGACCTAAATCATAAATGTACAAACCATTTATCATAGGGATATACTTGGAACCAGGATAAATCATGGATCATAGTACCTTTGGCTGTGAATATCTCTCCGGCAATGTCAATTGATACACTGCTTTCATATCCAATTGCAGGAGGACTattttagttattttttaCCTCAAAGAGGCTAGAAAATGCCtggaaatatataaatacagATCGTAATGTTCTTTAGACATAGCATTAGTTGCCTCCAAGAGCTTCACTGGATGTATTGGTGGATGGGCGTTATCATTACATTTACCCTTCCTAGCAGCGATTGTACCGTCTAAATTGACGCTTACATACTAGAAATTTTACTGGCATAATCACCCAACAAACTGTGAGATGTAAACATATTGACTAGGGACTTTAAATCGATTGTCTCTGGAAACACGTTTGTCTCAGTTCTCGGGTATGAAATATATCCTTGGTTGTAAAGATCTTCCGCCAAACTCATTGCACTAGAATCACAGTTTAATTACCGATGAGATGACATTTTAAGATATTTAGTTACATCTTTGTTCATTTGAATAGTAGCTATGTGAGAACATTTCGGTACTTGCTGGTAAGGGGGGATATTTTCGAGTGAGTTTTTTATCTAACTAATTTAATCTGAACTTACTCCACACACCAATGCCTCAGGCTTTCTCTTACACTCTTCGTGAATGATTTCAACTGCATTTCTGCATGATAGATGTTCTTACTGGTCAAATAATCTCGATCTATCCCATTTAAATGTTAAAGTCTGACCACTTTGTAGTTTGTGCTCCACTGATATATACCAGAACTTTTCTGAAACGAAATTTTCCCGCTCAAAAAACCTATCAGCAACAAATCCCAAAGTTGGCAATTGACATGGACCATAACTCCATTAAATAGGTTCATACCTAATGACCTTAGTATCATTGTTAATTCGATGTTTGTATCTCATGGTCATGAATCTAGTGAATACTGAACCAATTCTCAGGTCAATTTCCTGCCTAGCATTAACTGCCAATGCTAGGTTCTTGTTAGGTCTGGACAAGTTTCGACatgcatttttaatatcaaattctgAATGTTAACTGTTAATTACTGGTCACTGCAGAGAATATTGCTCGGTATATTTCTTTAACCCTAGAGCTAGCACAAGAATCTATAACCTAAATCTCCCAAATTACTTACCTCATACGCTATTGCTTCCCCCTCCCTATCACAATCTAACCATAGAACGAGCCAATcacaactaaataatacaacATCCCGTACATTTTGGAATATTCCTTCAAATTTTTCTCAATATCCTTGCAGTTTGGCGAGACAAATGACCGTATTGGTGCTGTGAATAACACATCGGGAGAAC encodes:
- a CDS encoding conserved Plasmodium membrane protein, unknown function (overlaps_old_locusTagID:BBM_III05300); the encoded protein is MFSRESDNVSIPSEFIISLAKTHGFMQSGKVDLQTVSARIIADTVEFRIKQIIQEASKFMYRNARTTNHMALTSDDIRCALKSLKMQDLPGYSDLCNHRYVCADKLYMGNRVIKRESKLKSTKDNWGRCKLSDIVYNDMGTLASPVPSLSVHWLSVKGTLPLVSSHFGVDVTDKLSRRAEEAVALIGDSSKMRKNENIENFSLTNNLLLKTRNNNIITRLSNAFTDSMNNSIARATNTANEPTTYIPRVEHVLEKEHHFFLNCVKNAITRAIDLGVIHTSQYKQLDKVLHILSTSLALDQLMPELSYFFATQMDIHMKNSLPHAVSIMLSFAYALISNPHAHIHFHIHQLLIPIIQVAIGKCEFPIVLIYQILRLRKKAANLVGKIAFVLRSSRNGLEFIDSQLILLLKQALSADEISIFTLYGSIACLSNMSPISRSLLLYPNFNSILSTLIYLSISTRHSLDIDNIPTQHFQHSYDEHNNIHHTLCKKDNFQLIQTKNTIYNETIQLLLGTMYYSLENDFLNMPDLFFSSSNSGYSPPFYQPNIKQLLEILSTFKLFMNGLLYDLFTPFLSAILRKFIHYFRNHSLGSLKMVYHTKYEKLDLATGHLIELTL
- a CDS encoding DNA topoisomerase III (overlaps_old_locusTagID:BBM_III05305), with protein sequence MSVLNVLNVAEKPSVAKGITNLLSNGSFKRETSHSKTNPVTSFRYNLLDRSCNMYFTSVRGHLTNLDFTKEYAKWNECSPDVLFTAPIRSFVSPNCKDIEKNLKEYSKICDWLVLWLDCDREGEAIAYEVIDSCASSRVKEIYRAIFSAVTKFDIKNACRNLSRPNKNLALAVNARQEIDLRIGSVFTRFMTMRYKHRINNDTKVISYGPCQLPTLGFVADRFFERENFVSEKFWYISVEHKLQSGQTLTFKWDRSRLFDQNAVEIIHEECKRKPEALVCGLDKKLTRKYPPLPATTIQMNKDVTKYLKMSSHRAMSLAEDLYNQGYISYPRTETNVFPETIDLKSLVNMFTSHSLLGDYASKISNGTIAARKGKCNDNAHPPIHPVKLLEATNAMSKEHYDLYLYISRHFLASLSPPAIGYESSVSIDIAGEIFTAKGTMIHDLSWFQVYPYDKWSEKSLPLFKQGDKFFPTEIKLINGETSPPPLLTESDLIDLMCKNGIGTDATMHEHIKKIIDRNYAIKSDNMYFLPTKLGQSLVKAFAGYATTGLDLSKPMLRAKMESDMDLVAQGHLKKEQVVTTYSKLMSKIYRSIQMEIGVFDDFMH